The following are encoded together in the Limanda limanda chromosome 12, fLimLim1.1, whole genome shotgun sequence genome:
- the lbh gene encoding protein LBH has protein sequence MSVFSPQIYCPVFVPSRDMTEVMINTTPMEDMRLSPSKDRLSFQIFPDPSDFDRCCKLKDRLPSIVVEPTEGEVESGELRWPPEEFLISGEDEEEDDDEEEEEHNNGGIQNGQATQNSQH, from the exons ATGTCTGTATTCTCCCCGCAGATTTACTG CCCAGTGTTTGTGCCCAGCCGAGATATGACTGAGGTGATGATCAACACCACCCCCATGGAGGACATGAGGCTCAGCCCCAGCAAGGACAGACTCTCCTTCCAG ATATTCCCCGACCCCTCGGACTTCGACCGCTGCTGCAAGCTCAAGGATCGCCTGCCGTCCATCGTGGTGGAGCCGACAGAGGGAGAGGTCGAGAGCGGAGAGCTTCGCTGGCCACCGGAGGAGTTCCTCATCAGTGgcgaggatgaagaggaggacgacgacgaagaggaggaggaacacaaTAATGGCGGCATCCAAAATGGACAGGCCACGCAGAATTCTCAGCACTAG